The following coding sequences are from one Myxococcales bacterium window:
- the argB gene encoding acetylglutamate kinase — protein MGCIVVKLGGDVLADGVRTVVAEDIARAVAEHPQHRFGLVHGGGPQVTALARRLGVDTQTVAGRRVTDAGTLEVLTMVVAGQLNVQLCAALLRAGARPVGLHAGSGAVRAGKRPPRVISGGPPGPVDLGLVGDVVGFDLALLETLWGDGRLPVLSCLGYASAGEAPVLNLNADLVASRLAEALAAPTFVAVSGVGGLRKDASDPASRLSHLTVAEAQAAIASGSVTGGMIPKLEEAFVPLGAGVGAFHIVGPGEVRAALGSPGSVGTLLSP, from the coding sequence ATGGGCTGCATCGTCGTCAAACTGGGCGGAGACGTTTTGGCGGACGGCGTGCGGACCGTCGTGGCAGAGGACATCGCCCGCGCGGTGGCTGAACACCCGCAACATCGTTTTGGGCTCGTCCACGGAGGAGGCCCCCAGGTGACCGCTCTTGCGCGCCGGCTTGGCGTCGACACGCAGACGGTGGCGGGGCGCAGGGTCACGGACGCCGGCACCCTGGAGGTGCTCACCATGGTCGTGGCGGGCCAGTTGAACGTCCAGCTCTGCGCCGCTTTGCTAAGGGCAGGGGCGCGGCCCGTGGGTTTGCACGCGGGCAGCGGGGCCGTCCGGGCGGGGAAGCGGCCTCCGCGCGTCATCTCGGGAGGGCCCCCGGGCCCCGTCGATCTCGGGCTCGTTGGTGACGTGGTGGGCTTCGATCTGGCGCTCCTCGAGACCCTGTGGGGCGACGGACGCCTGCCGGTGCTCTCCTGCCTGGGCTACGCCTCCGCTGGTGAAGCGCCCGTTCTGAACCTCAACGCCGACCTCGTCGCCAGCCGCCTCGCCGAAGCGCTCGCCGCGCCCACGTTCGTGGCGGTGTCGGGCGTCGGTGGCCTACGAAAGGACGCCAGCGATCCCGCAAGTCGCCTCAGTCACCTCACCGTAGCCGAGGCCCAGGCGGCCATCGCCAGCGGGTCGGTCACGGGCGGCATGATCCCCAAGCTCGAGGAAGCCTTCGTCCCCCTCGGGGCGGGAGTCGGGGCGTTTCACA